A window from Drosophila miranda strain MSH22 chromosome Y unlocalized genomic scaffold, D.miranda_PacBio2.1 Contig_Y2_pilon, whole genome shotgun sequence encodes these proteins:
- the LOC117193638 gene encoding nuclear transcription factor Y subunit beta-like translates to MPAPTHIRQLRGVACLLAGLCLTTCRAQLPEGSFAQRQQGVQLQQQSPFGLRQPTLGQNQGLFPAQRSPRNPLVITLASPLTGAALQNPYRYNQYQQQNYVPITAYQNELNLDGSFSYGYSSADGTTAQAQGYVKNLGYGEGVEAQVIQGSYSYTSPEGTPITVRYIADENGFRAEVMGIPATPPPYVVGAGQQPYQQGVLNPNLNPYQTPFRQMPPPLATAPFRPQGPGQQPLNALQQQQQRNLQQQQLDSEQYQPEQPFNQLNSGRQQGQYAGQFGQQFGQQFGQQFGSHLTTQQAQQNANQQQQQQQQQQQQQQQQQQQKDQQNEQQQQQGLITQQLRGRSNQLVDPYGYNQYGRRFKKSPRK, encoded by the exons CAGCAAGGAGtccagttgcagcagcagtcaCCATTTGGATTGCGCCAACCCACTTTGGGCCAGAACCAGGGCCTTTTTCCAGCGCAACGCAGTCCGCGGAATCCGCTGGTCATCACCTTAGCCTCGCCTCTGACGGGAGCCGCCCTCCAGAATCCCTATCGATACAATCAGTACCAGCAGCAGAACTATGTCCCCATCACAGCCTACCAGAACGAGCTCAATCTGGACGGCAGCTTCTCCTATGGATACTCCTCAGCCGATGGAACCACGGCTCAGGCCCAGGGCTATGTCAAGAATCTGGGATATGGCGAAGGCGTCGAGGCACAG GTCATTCAGGGGTCTTATTCGTACACCTCGCCCGAGGGCACGCCCATTACGGTACGCTACATTGCCGATGAGAACGGATTCCGAGCCGAGGTCATGGGCATTCCGGCCACTCCGCCCCCGTACGTTGTGGGAGCTGGACAACAGCCGTACCAGCAGGGCGTCCTCAATCCCAATCTTAATCCATACCAGACGCCATTTCGCCAGATGCCACCACCGCTGGCTACGGCACCCTTTCGACCACAGGGACCAGGACAACAGCCATTAAACGcgttgcaacagcagcagcaacgaaatttgcaacaacagcaattgGACTCTGAACAGTATCAGCCGGAGCAGCCGTTCAATCAGCTAAATTCCGGACGCCAGCAAGGCCAATATGCCGGGCAATTTGGTCAGCAATTTGGTCAACAATTTGGTCAGCAATTCGGTAGCCATCTCACGACCCAGCAGGCCCAGCAGAACgccaaccagcagcagcagcaacagcaacaacagcaacagcaacagcagcagcagcaacagcagaaggaTCAGCAAaacgagcagcagcaacagcaggggCTGATTACCCAACAATTGAGAGGCAGATCCAACCAATTGGTGGACCCGTATGGTTACAATCAGTATGGCAGACGCTTCAAGAAGTCACCGAGGAAGTGA
- the LOC117193026 gene encoding uncharacterized protein LOC117193026, with amino-acid sequence MAVEQVEGVLQEPAAKEDLEEVAADQDMAVEQVEGVRQKPAAKEDLEVGLVLQEAAVGKEAAEQQDMAVEQVEGVLQVPAAKEDLEVEQELQEAAVVKEAAEQQDMAVEQVEGVLQVPAAKEDLEVEQEL; translated from the exons ATGGCGGTGGAGCAGGTCGAGGGGGTGCTCCAAGAGCCGGCGGCCAAGGAGGATTTGGAG GAGGTGGCGGCGGATCAGGATATGGCGGTGGAGCAGGTCGAGGGGGTGCGCCAGAAGCCGGCGGCCAAGGAGGATTTGGAGGTGGGCCTGGTGCTCCAGGAGGCGGCGGTGGGCAAG GAGGCGGCGGAGCAGCAGGATATGGCGGTGGAGCAGGTCGAGGGGGTGCTCCAGGTGCCGGCGGCCAAGGAGGATTTGGAGGTGGAGCAGGAGCTCCAGGAGGCGGCGGTGGTCAAG GAGGCGGCGGAGCAGCAGGATATGGCGGTGGAGCAGGTCGAGGGGGTGCTCCAGGTGCCGGCGGCCAAGGAGGATTTGGAGGTGGAGCAGGAGCTATAA